The proteins below are encoded in one region of Engraulis encrasicolus isolate BLACKSEA-1 chromosome 1, IST_EnEncr_1.0, whole genome shotgun sequence:
- the LOC134447184 gene encoding fibrous sheath CABYR-binding protein-like isoform X1, with product MEDNFNSTKGQQWSMDEHDHLMSVLNRDHIKRDMFAPTRSKVKVFQEISQILSDEYGHSRTPTQTRNKYRRMMKQYNEAKEYHREKGRWYCAEWDWYEPEFFIPELESPEDLAGYEARNPPETWNPPDQPAGVAVRDALCAMMALDSEEESPARPVSSPRPQADFASTEESVSGMLPKNLPPTSPPPESAPVIASSQVLESPVGSVTTPRPQAVTDVVCVVGRESVSGMLSKDPPSTSPSSESPVIASSQVLESPVGAVTTPRPHTGFASTEQNVSGMLSKHPPSTSPSSESAPVISVQLLKSPVGAVTIPRPHAEIYVISEESVSRISAPVIVSKLSSQVLESPVGAVTTPLLPHAEVVCVIGEEYASGKLSKNPPTSPSSESAPVIVSTPVLEAPVETVSTCSRAGKRKRSLFQEESTVLCEPQSSEEEQLETRREAHLESPMKTQLKDHRERPEAQLKDHRDRLETQFEDHRERPEAQHEDHRDRLETKLEDHHERLETQLRDHIYNLKNHLEARLEHLETQCERHFRQILEELREARQEEMTFRREQAAQTADFHKELLGVLDRMAQAREPQKYSSQ from the exons atggaAGACAATTTTAACTCAACTAAAGGCCAACAGTGGTCTATGGATGAGCACGATCACCTTATGTCTGTGTTGAACAGAGACCACATCAAGAGAGATATGTTTGCACCAACGAGGAGCAAAGTGAAGGTATTTCAGGAAATTTCCCAGATACTGTCCGACGAGTATGGTCATTCCCGCACCCCAACCCAAACCCGGAATAAATATCGAAGAATGATGAAGCAGTACAATGAGGCGAAGGAGTACCACAGAGAGAAGGGCCGTTGGTATTGTGCGG AATGGGATTGGTACGAGCCGGAGTTCTTTATACCAGAGTTGGAATCACCTGAAGATTTGGCTGGTTATGAGGCCAGAAATCCTCCTGAGACCTGGAATCCTCCAGATCAACCCGCAGGTGTAGCAGTACGGGATGCACTCTGTGCAATGATGGCATTGGATTCGGAAGAAGAATCACCTGCGCGACCTGTGAGCAGTCCACGGCCTCAAGCTG ATTTTGCCAGCACTGAGGAGTCTGTCTCTGGAATGCTGCCCAAAAATCTCCCACCCACATCACCGCCTCCAGAGTCGGCACCTGTGATCGCTTCAAGTCAGGTGTTGGAATCACCTGTGGGATCTGTGACCACTCCACGCCCTCAAGCTG TAACAGACGTGGTTTGTGTAGTCGGCAGGGAGTCTGTCTCTGGAATGCTGTCCAAAGATCCTCCATCCACATCACCATCTTCAGAGTCACCTGTGATCGCTTCAAGTCAGGTGTTGGAATCACCTGTGGGAGCTGTGACCACTCCACGCCCTCACACTG GTTTTGCCAGCACTGAGCAGAATGTCTCTGGAATGCTGTCCAAACATCCTCCATCCACatcaccttcttcagagtcggCACCTGTGATTTCAGTGCAGTTGTTGAAATCACCTGTGGGAGCTGTGACCATTCCACGCCCTCACGCTG AAATTTATGTAATCAGTGAAGAGTCTGTCTCTAGAATCTCTGCACCTGTGATAGTATCAAAACTTTCAAGTCAGGTGTTGGAATCACCTGTGGGAGCTGTGACCACTCCACTACTCCCTCATGCTG AAGTGGTTTGTGTAATCGGTGAGGAGTATGCCTCTGGAAAGCTGTCCAAAAATCCTCCAACTTCGCCATCTTCCGAGTCAGCACCTGTGATTGTTTCAACGCCGGTGTTGGAAGCACCTGTAGAAACTGTAAGCACTTGTTCTCGTGCTG GCAAGAGAAAAAGGAGCTTGTTCCAAGAAGAGTCCACTGTCCTGTGTGAACCGCAATCTTCAGAGGAGGAGCAACTTGAGACCCGGCGCGAGGCTCACCTCGAAAGCCCCATGAAGACCCAGCTCAAAGACCATCGCGAACGCCCTGAGGCCCAGCTCAAAGACCATCGTGACCGCCTTGAGACCCAGTTCGAAGACCATCGCGAACGCCCTGAGGCCCAGCACGAAGACCATCGTGACCGCCTTGAGACCAAGCTCGAAGACCACCACGAACGCCTTGAGACCCAGCTCAGGGACCACATCTACAACCTTAAGAACCATCTTGAAGCCCGCCTTGAACACCTTGAGACTCAGTGCGAACGCCACTTCCGGCAGATACTGGAGGAGTTGCGTGAAGCGAGGCAGGAGGAGATGACCTTCAGACGGGAACAAGCTGCCCAGACTGCAGACTTCCATAAGGAACTGCTTGGAGTGCTGGACCGCATGGCACAGGCCAGGGAACCCCAGAAATACTCATCCCAGTAG
- the LOC134447184 gene encoding histone-lysine N-methyltransferase 2D-like isoform X2 codes for MEDNFNSTKGQQWSMDEHDHLMSVLNRDHIKRDMFAPTRSKVKVFQEISQILSDEYGHSRTPTQTRNKYRRMMKQYNEAKEYHREKGRWYCAEWDWYEPEFFIPELESPEDLAGYEARNPPETWNPPDQPAGVAVRDALCAMMALDSEEESPARPVSSPRPQADFASTEESVSGMLPKNLPPTSPPPESAPVIASSQVLESPVGSVTTPRPQAVTDVVCVVGRESVSGMLSKDPPSTSPSSESPVIASSQVLESPVGAVTTPRPHTGFASTEQNVSGMLSKHPPSTSPSSESAPVISVQLLKSPVGAVTIPRPHAEIYVISEESVSRISAPVIVSKLSSQVLESPVGAVTTPLLPHAVVCVIGEEYASGKLSKNPPTSPSSESAPVIVSTPVLEAPVETVSTCSRAGKRKRSLFQEESTVLCEPQSSEEEQLETRREAHLESPMKTQLKDHRERPEAQLKDHRDRLETQFEDHRERPEAQHEDHRDRLETKLEDHHERLETQLRDHIYNLKNHLEARLEHLETQCERHFRQILEELREARQEEMTFRREQAAQTADFHKELLGVLDRMAQAREPQKYSSQ; via the exons atggaAGACAATTTTAACTCAACTAAAGGCCAACAGTGGTCTATGGATGAGCACGATCACCTTATGTCTGTGTTGAACAGAGACCACATCAAGAGAGATATGTTTGCACCAACGAGGAGCAAAGTGAAGGTATTTCAGGAAATTTCCCAGATACTGTCCGACGAGTATGGTCATTCCCGCACCCCAACCCAAACCCGGAATAAATATCGAAGAATGATGAAGCAGTACAATGAGGCGAAGGAGTACCACAGAGAGAAGGGCCGTTGGTATTGTGCGG AATGGGATTGGTACGAGCCGGAGTTCTTTATACCAGAGTTGGAATCACCTGAAGATTTGGCTGGTTATGAGGCCAGAAATCCTCCTGAGACCTGGAATCCTCCAGATCAACCCGCAGGTGTAGCAGTACGGGATGCACTCTGTGCAATGATGGCATTGGATTCGGAAGAAGAATCACCTGCGCGACCTGTGAGCAGTCCACGGCCTCAAGCTG ATTTTGCCAGCACTGAGGAGTCTGTCTCTGGAATGCTGCCCAAAAATCTCCCACCCACATCACCGCCTCCAGAGTCGGCACCTGTGATCGCTTCAAGTCAGGTGTTGGAATCACCTGTGGGATCTGTGACCACTCCACGCCCTCAAGCTG TAACAGACGTGGTTTGTGTAGTCGGCAGGGAGTCTGTCTCTGGAATGCTGTCCAAAGATCCTCCATCCACATCACCATCTTCAGAGTCACCTGTGATCGCTTCAAGTCAGGTGTTGGAATCACCTGTGGGAGCTGTGACCACTCCACGCCCTCACACTG GTTTTGCCAGCACTGAGCAGAATGTCTCTGGAATGCTGTCCAAACATCCTCCATCCACatcaccttcttcagagtcggCACCTGTGATTTCAGTGCAGTTGTTGAAATCACCTGTGGGAGCTGTGACCATTCCACGCCCTCACGCTG AAATTTATGTAATCAGTGAAGAGTCTGTCTCTAGAATCTCTGCACCTGTGATAGTATCAAAACTTTCAAGTCAGGTGTTGGAATCACCTGTGGGAGCTGTGACCACTCCACTACTCCCTCATGCTG TGGTTTGTGTAATCGGTGAGGAGTATGCCTCTGGAAAGCTGTCCAAAAATCCTCCAACTTCGCCATCTTCCGAGTCAGCACCTGTGATTGTTTCAACGCCGGTGTTGGAAGCACCTGTAGAAACTGTAAGCACTTGTTCTCGTGCTG GCAAGAGAAAAAGGAGCTTGTTCCAAGAAGAGTCCACTGTCCTGTGTGAACCGCAATCTTCAGAGGAGGAGCAACTTGAGACCCGGCGCGAGGCTCACCTCGAAAGCCCCATGAAGACCCAGCTCAAAGACCATCGCGAACGCCCTGAGGCCCAGCTCAAAGACCATCGTGACCGCCTTGAGACCCAGTTCGAAGACCATCGCGAACGCCCTGAGGCCCAGCACGAAGACCATCGTGACCGCCTTGAGACCAAGCTCGAAGACCACCACGAACGCCTTGAGACCCAGCTCAGGGACCACATCTACAACCTTAAGAACCATCTTGAAGCCCGCCTTGAACACCTTGAGACTCAGTGCGAACGCCACTTCCGGCAGATACTGGAGGAGTTGCGTGAAGCGAGGCAGGAGGAGATGACCTTCAGACGGGAACAAGCTGCCCAGACTGCAGACTTCCATAAGGAACTGCTTGGAGTGCTGGACCGCATGGCACAGGCCAGGGAACCCCAGAAATACTCATCCCAGTAG
- the LOC134447184 gene encoding treacle protein-like isoform X3 produces the protein MEDNFNSTKGQQWSMDEHDHLMSVLNRDHIKRDMFAPTRSKVKVFQEISQILSDEYGHSRTPTQTRNKYRRMMKQYNEAKEYHREKGRWYCAEWDWYEPEFFIPELESPEDLAGYEARNPPETWNPPDQPAGVAVRDALCAMMALDSEEESPARPVSSPRPQADFASTEESVSGMLPKNLPPTSPPPESAPVIASSQVLESPVGSVTTPRPQAVTDVVCVVGRESVSGMLSKDPPSTSPSSESPVIASSQVLESPVGAVTTPRPHTGFASTEQNVSGMLSKHPPSTSPSSESAPVISVQLLKSPVGAVTIPRPHAEVVCVIGEEYASGKLSKNPPTSPSSESAPVIVSTPVLEAPVETVSTCSRAGKRKRSLFQEESTVLCEPQSSEEEQLETRREAHLESPMKTQLKDHRERPEAQLKDHRDRLETQFEDHRERPEAQHEDHRDRLETKLEDHHERLETQLRDHIYNLKNHLEARLEHLETQCERHFRQILEELREARQEEMTFRREQAAQTADFHKELLGVLDRMAQAREPQKYSSQ, from the exons atggaAGACAATTTTAACTCAACTAAAGGCCAACAGTGGTCTATGGATGAGCACGATCACCTTATGTCTGTGTTGAACAGAGACCACATCAAGAGAGATATGTTTGCACCAACGAGGAGCAAAGTGAAGGTATTTCAGGAAATTTCCCAGATACTGTCCGACGAGTATGGTCATTCCCGCACCCCAACCCAAACCCGGAATAAATATCGAAGAATGATGAAGCAGTACAATGAGGCGAAGGAGTACCACAGAGAGAAGGGCCGTTGGTATTGTGCGG AATGGGATTGGTACGAGCCGGAGTTCTTTATACCAGAGTTGGAATCACCTGAAGATTTGGCTGGTTATGAGGCCAGAAATCCTCCTGAGACCTGGAATCCTCCAGATCAACCCGCAGGTGTAGCAGTACGGGATGCACTCTGTGCAATGATGGCATTGGATTCGGAAGAAGAATCACCTGCGCGACCTGTGAGCAGTCCACGGCCTCAAGCTG ATTTTGCCAGCACTGAGGAGTCTGTCTCTGGAATGCTGCCCAAAAATCTCCCACCCACATCACCGCCTCCAGAGTCGGCACCTGTGATCGCTTCAAGTCAGGTGTTGGAATCACCTGTGGGATCTGTGACCACTCCACGCCCTCAAGCTG TAACAGACGTGGTTTGTGTAGTCGGCAGGGAGTCTGTCTCTGGAATGCTGTCCAAAGATCCTCCATCCACATCACCATCTTCAGAGTCACCTGTGATCGCTTCAAGTCAGGTGTTGGAATCACCTGTGGGAGCTGTGACCACTCCACGCCCTCACACTG GTTTTGCCAGCACTGAGCAGAATGTCTCTGGAATGCTGTCCAAACATCCTCCATCCACatcaccttcttcagagtcggCACCTGTGATTTCAGTGCAGTTGTTGAAATCACCTGTGGGAGCTGTGACCATTCCACGCCCTCACGCTG AAGTGGTTTGTGTAATCGGTGAGGAGTATGCCTCTGGAAAGCTGTCCAAAAATCCTCCAACTTCGCCATCTTCCGAGTCAGCACCTGTGATTGTTTCAACGCCGGTGTTGGAAGCACCTGTAGAAACTGTAAGCACTTGTTCTCGTGCTG GCAAGAGAAAAAGGAGCTTGTTCCAAGAAGAGTCCACTGTCCTGTGTGAACCGCAATCTTCAGAGGAGGAGCAACTTGAGACCCGGCGCGAGGCTCACCTCGAAAGCCCCATGAAGACCCAGCTCAAAGACCATCGCGAACGCCCTGAGGCCCAGCTCAAAGACCATCGTGACCGCCTTGAGACCCAGTTCGAAGACCATCGCGAACGCCCTGAGGCCCAGCACGAAGACCATCGTGACCGCCTTGAGACCAAGCTCGAAGACCACCACGAACGCCTTGAGACCCAGCTCAGGGACCACATCTACAACCTTAAGAACCATCTTGAAGCCCGCCTTGAACACCTTGAGACTCAGTGCGAACGCCACTTCCGGCAGATACTGGAGGAGTTGCGTGAAGCGAGGCAGGAGGAGATGACCTTCAGACGGGAACAAGCTGCCCAGACTGCAGACTTCCATAAGGAACTGCTTGGAGTGCTGGACCGCATGGCACAGGCCAGGGAACCCCAGAAATACTCATCCCAGTAG
- the LOC134445143 gene encoding nascent polypeptide-associated complex subunit alpha, muscle-specific form-like: MEDNIKTKGQWSDREVFDFLSVLNKDHIKRDTYATTRNKVKVFQEISWLMFEEYGHSRTPTQCRDKFRRLKKSYREAKEHRRNMSPCWEPDCNCLEFIPELDSPVRAPKPPPPPMLLTGPYNPCPHTGGFASTEESVSGMLPKNPPATSPSSESKPVTSSQVLVESLVQAVTTPRPRVVKEVVCVVGGGIVPGMLPKDPPSTSPSSESAPVISVQVLESPVQAVSTPRPHTVTDVVCVVGGESVSGMLPKHPPSTSPSSESPVIASSQVLESPVGAVTTPLLPHALFASTDPPSTSPSSELAPVISRPVLEWVLGAPRGPYCTCATTNPPIVKDGVCVACGESVSGMPSKDPPSPSSESPPMISVQVLESTVGAVTTPRPQAGEC; encoded by the exons ATGGAAGACAATATCAAGACAAAGGGTCAGTGGTCAGACAGAGAGGTATTTGACTTTCTGTCTGTGTTGAACAAAGACCACATCAAGAGAGATACATATGCAACAACAAGGAACAAAGTGAAGGTATTTCAGGAAATTTCCTGGCTCATGTTCGAGGAGTATGGTCATTCCCGCACCCCAACCCAGTGCAGGGATAAATTTCGAAGATTGAAGAAGAGTTACAGGGAGGCGAAGGAGCACCGCAGAAATATGAGTCCTTGTTGGG AACCGGATTGTAACTGTCTGGAGTTTATACCAGAGCTAGACTCACCCGTGCGAGCCCCaaaacctccacctccccctatGCTTCTGACAGGCCCCTACAATCCATGCCCTCACACTGGTG GTTTTGCCAGCACTGAGGAGTCTGTCTCTGGAATGCTGCCCAAAAATCCCCCAGCCActtcaccttcttcagagtcgaaACCTGTGACTTCAAGTCAGGTGTTGGTGGAATCACTTGTGCAAGCTGTGACCACTCCACGCCCTCGCGTTG TGAAAGAAGTAGTTTGTGTAGTCGGTGGGGGGATTGTCCCTGGAATGCTGCCCAAAGATCCCCCATCCACTTCGCCTTCTTCAGAGTCGGCTCCTGTGATATCAGTGCAGGTGTTGGAATCACCTGTGCAGGCTGTGAGCACTCCACGCCCTCACACTG tAACAGACGTGGTTTGTGTAGTCGGCGGGGAGTCTGTCTCTGGAATGCTGCCCAAACATCCCCCATCCACTTCGCCTTCTTCAGAGTCACCTGTGATCGCTTCAAGTCAGGTGTTGGAATCACCTGTGGGAGCTGTGACCACTCCACTACTCCCTCATGCTC TTTTTGCCAGCACTGATCCCCCATCCACTTCGCCTTCTTCAGAGTTGGCACCTGTGATTTCAAGGCCAGTGTTGGAATGGGTGTTGGGTGCTC cCAGAGGCCCCTACTGCACATgtgccaccaccaaccccccaatAGTAAAAGACGGGGTTTGTGTAGCCTGTGGGGAGTCTGTCTCTGGAATGCCGTCCAAAGATCCTCCatcaccttcttcagagtcgccACCTATGATTTCAGTGCAGGTGTTGGAATCAACTGTGGGAGCTGTGACCACTCCACGCCCTCAAGCTGGTGAGTGTTAA
- the LOC134447432 gene encoding sex-determining region Y protein-like → MLSKNSPTLPSSESTPVMASKPVLESPVITVSSNAGKRKRSLFEPQVSEEEDREWLETQRESHLDPVTLFVEHLMRREKQLADHLVHRETQFQDHLEQRENQLGNHHERLETQLEDHHEHLENQLTAHVEHLESLFLRHLAYHETQYERQFQQMMEEARKARQEEMAFRKEQVAQTADFHKELLGVLDRMAQATEPQKHSPQ, encoded by the exons ATGCTGTCCAAAAACTCTCCAACTTTGCCCTCTTCAGAGTCGACACCTGTGATGGCTTCAAAGCCTGTGTTGGAATCACCTGTGATAACTGTAAGCTCTAATGCTG GCAAGAGAAAAAGGAGCCTGTTCGAACCGCAAGTTTCAGAGGAGGAAGATCGTGAATGGCTTGAGACCCAGCGTGAGTCTCATCTCGACCCTGTGACCCTGTTCGTGGAACACCTTATGCGCCGTGAGAAACAGCTCGCGGACCACCTTGTGCACCGTGAGACCCAGTTCCAGGACCATCTTGAACAACGTGAGAACCAGCTCGGGAACCATCATGAACGCCTTGAGACCCAGTTGGAGGACCATCATGAACACCTTGAGAACCAGCTCACGGCCCATGTTGAACACCTTGAGAGCCTGTTTTTGCGCCACCTTGCATACCATGAGACTCAGTACGAACGCCAGTTCCAACAGATGATGGAAGAGGCGCGTAAAGCGAGGCAGGAGGAGATGGCCTTCAGAAAGGAACAAGTTGCCCAGACTGCCGACTTCCATAAGGAACTGCTTGGAGTGCTGGACCGCATGGCACAGGCCACGGAACCCCAGAAACACTCACCCCAGTAG